The following are encoded in a window of Peromyscus maniculatus bairdii isolate BWxNUB_F1_BW_parent chromosome X, HU_Pman_BW_mat_3.1, whole genome shotgun sequence genomic DNA:
- the LOC102919656 gene encoding protein FAM156A/FAM156B-like — MDPLQKWDPMSISMPSRMATVTSSQEASAGSQPSSSEKLSLGLSGLSLCRRPASVASAPLSEGLLQQQTREKAALWQQYWEKQGFPQRKKVFLRHSRRWHRDHMAPYLLERDLRGSPSGDRAQNQLLCQGHVPNIAGMSGDRNKAPNPPSWETLVQGLSGLTLSLGANRASPLPEGPGEQQDPEQMLQLERQQESMRMFQRMLK; from the coding sequence ATGGATCCGCTGCAGAAATGGGATCCAATGTCGATTTCCATGCCCTCCCGCATGGCCACTGTGACAAGCTCCCAAGAGGCCTCAGCaggctctcagccttcctcctcagaAAAGCTAAGCCTGGGCCTCAGTGGCCTGAGCCTCTGCCGCAGGCCTGCCTCAGTTGCCTCTGCTCCTTTGTCAGAGGGACTGCTCCAGCAACAGACCCGAGAGAAGGCGGCCCTGTGGCAGCAATACTGGGAAAAGCAGGGCTTTCCTCAGAGGAAGAAAGTCTTCCTGAGACACTCGAGACGCTGGCACCGCGATCACATGGCACCTTACCTGCTTGAAAGGGATCTCAGAGGCTCTCCCTCAGGTGACAGAGCTCAGAATCAGCTCCTGTGCCAGGGCCACGTGCCGAACATTGCTGGGATGAGCGGAGACAGGAACAAGGCTCCCAACCCCCCGTCCTGGGAAACGCTGGTACAGGGCCTCAGTGGCCTCACCCTCAGCCTGGGAGCCAACAGAGCGAGCCCCCTGCCTGAAGGGCCTGGGGAGCAGCAGGACCCAGAGCAGATGCTCCAGCtggagaggcagcaggaaagCATGAGGATGTTCCAGAGGATGCTCAAGTAG